A window of Phragmites australis chromosome 2, lpPhrAust1.1, whole genome shotgun sequence genomic DNA:
GAATCACCACTACATCCAGTCCTTCGACCATTTGTTCTTATAAGCCACGATAGGTGTGGCCAAGCCGCCTCAGTAGCAGAAGTTAATGCAACCGTATTGCACTTCACACTAGACATTGTCCATGAAGACAGGCTTCGGCTGGTGATAAAGCTGATGGGCAGCTACGAAGGCTCATGCAGAAGCCTTCACCTCTTCTGATCTCGCTACCCAAGCGAAGAGGCTGAGTTGAACAATGGTGTTCGGCGTCAGCTGGTGCAGAAAGATCTCAAACATCTTAAGGACCTTCACCACCATATCATCGCAGAGCAGGCAAAGTCCAGCGTAGAAGTAATCCACGAAAATAATGGCTTCATCATCTTCCGTACTAAAGATTTCCTGATCCTTCGGAAGCCAAACTTTCAAAATATCGCTTATCATGCCTTCTTTCTTTAGGCTGGCCAGACCCCTTCGTCAACCTTCGACCGTCCGATCCAGTAGGTCTTCAGTTTCGTGGTCTTGCTTTTTGGGGCCATCGGATCAGGATGCCTCAGCTTGAGCTAAAAGTGAGAAGGTTGTCGGGTGGCTTTGGGCAAAGCGACGGGAGCAGATTATGTGGGCTTGAAAGCAATGCGTTTACGGTAAAAAGAAATGAACCGCGGGgtaacacatatatatagcgaTCAAAACGCCAACTCAAGGGCAGTAAAAAAAATGTGTGTTGGGAATCAAACCTTTGCATTAAGGGCAGTTAAGACAAACAAATAGTAACCGGCGTTCCAAAAATTGAACCATCTCGCAAGAGATCGACACTTATAGAAAGGTTAGACCCTTCGAGTGAGAAAGGGGGTTGATTTACCGAAGGTAACTCATATAGCGTGAGGCCTtcgacgggccgaaggggaTGTCGATCGGTGATACCATCTAATTCAAGGGTTTGGATCATCAAGGAGAACCTTGCCTATGGGAGCGAtactgttggggaatggtctcataGGCCCCTTCAGATGTTGGGTCGAAGACCTTTGCGGACACCGTAAACTAATAAGGCTTACAAATTGTCATAGATCGGTCGTGTTGAAGGAACCCTTCGGCAAGCCGAAGACACCATTCAGACAATTGGCGTCGTAGGAACAGTTCCGATAGCTGTGACAGGTGAAGCCTTCATTGGGCCTTCGAAGCTCGGTCTAAGGGCTTCACTCGACGTCACAATGGAGTCAATCAAGCGGATGCCGAAGGTGTTGCTAAGCAGAGACCTTCGGGGGTCCAAGCGAAGGGGGTGACCCAAGTCCGACACGAAGACGGAGGAAAATGCGAAGGCATGGCCGAGGGAGGACCACTGCTAGCGACTAAAGATCATGAAGGGTAagattgtaaataatctagATGCACTCAGGATAGTGTTGTATCACCTGTGAATATGCCAAGAATGTAGCCTTTAGAGGAGTAATCACGTAAATTGTACAGCCTATAAATAGGACGCGAATGTAAGTGACGGGACATATGATATCAATTCTAGTGAAAGCTTCCCTACTTTGTGTACGTTTCCCTCTAGCCTTCGAGTCATTTCGGGGTTCGAAAGCCCACCACTTTGTTTGGGAACCAGGTTCCCAACACTAGCCTTACATTACGTCCTGCAACTCCACTACATCACGACCTAGCGCTAAGTCTCACAAGGCAAGCGATGGTGCGGCTGGTGTGGAGACCGGCGGTGGTGTGGTGCACGAAGGCTGGCAATGGTGCAATGGTGCGGTACAGTGTGTGGAGGCTGATAATGGTGCAGTGCTATGGAGGATGGCCAGCGATGATGCGGTGGTGCATGTAACAAACCCAATCAGCTTGCTACTCCTAACAATAATAAACTCAGATCACGAGCAAAGAACACACGAGGAAGAGATGGGTAATCGAGAACCCTGAACGATAGGGACGCTCTCGCCACCGGAGTATGACGCGTGTTGGTGTGGTTTTTTGCCCAACCGGCTAGTGTGCATTACTGTTATTCTAGGTAGCGGTAGGTTATTTttcttggtgtttttttttttgtcctggGTAGTGTACTGCTCATCTGCTTCTTTATCAATAACAATACAATAAGCAGTTCTCCTCCTTGTTTGGTTAAAAGAAAAGAATCTCACATGGCAAAGCGCATGCAGCGAGAAGAGATCAGGGACTCGCGAAGGCGCGACGGCGCGAGGATGAAGCGCCGAACGCCCGCCGCGTCGGCGTCGCTGGGACGCTGGCTGGCCAGGCTCGGGGCCGTCTTCTCCCTTGCGGTGCAGCTGCAGTGCAGACTGTGAAGGGCTGGGCCACCTAGCGCTAAGATGGAGCGCAAACCACGAGTCGAGAGGAGTTCGTTGGGCCGACCCGCGAGCCGAAAGAAAGAATGCAGCCCACGCCCGCGGTCTTCTCCTGTTCTCCACCGATGCCATGAGGTGATGTAGGCATTTAGCAGAATCAGATGATAGTTCGTCCAAATAAAATCAGATGATGCTATGGCGTCCAAGTGAGGATAAGATGCAACCCCATAAAATAATGGCCCCATCTGCTCCGGGAGACTTCCTGCGCTGTCGCCGCCTGGCAAGCCGCTGGGCGGTACCAGACAACCGGGGCTCAGCAGCCTATCCAAGTAAAGCACCGGATCGCACAAGTGTGAGTCGCCTCCAAAAGGAGTGCTGGAGTATCACAAGGCAGCAACAGAAGAAGAATTAACTTGGTTTCGGTTTCTAGAAACAAGCACAGCTAGAACTTCATATCAAGCTCACATCAAGAAAGTACCACGTACAACTGAACGCCTTTTAGCAATGGATCTATGCGTAAGCATGATCTTACATAACTGCTACGTTATTCGTCTCTGAGATCCCAGAGGTCGGCAATTACACGGAAGTTCCCCCAGTCCTCAACTCCAATCTCTGAACTGCAGCAAGATCAACAGCATAGTCCAGCACCAGATGCGTAGTGCCATAACTGAACGGCTTCAGGATGATCCACACTCCATGGCAGCTGAGCTGAGAATAGGCATCGAGTTGCAGCCTTACCTTGTTGCAGCCGTAGCAACAAGGATTGCAGTGGTCCTCGCAGGTAAATGTGAATATAGATCAACCGGGTCATTATAGTCCGGTCTGGCAAATCTGGCCTCAACTGTTCAGAAATTTCTGTGAGCTGTGCAAAAATATGGCATTGTAATTTTGCAATCATGCTTTAAGGTAGTTGACTAGTTCACAAGGTAGAGAATGTCGTACACCTTCCAACTCTTGCTGGCTGCTATGGAAATCGTGGGCTTTTCATCTGCTTACTGAGAGATTAAAGACTAGTGATGCCCATAACTTCAAGGACAGGTGGATAAGTGCATCTTCAAAATCATGAACACTACAATTTGgaagagaagggggggggggggggagtattAGAAAGCAACAAATTAGAATGGTACCAGAAGTGGACAAATCCACAACATTTGCTAATTACTGAACTCACCCTGTCTTTAGTCAAAATCCCACCCAAAGTTGCAAATTCATGAATCATGATCTAAAGAACAGTGATGTCTCCACCTGATATCAAATGAAAATTTTGGGTGTATGCTGAAGCAAATATTGTATGAATAGAGTCAAACAACAcaataattatttgaatataCTTACCACAGATGATAATCAACCAAATTCAGGCAGTTCCATACAGAAACATGTTGCCTGCAAGATAATATTCATGATGTTAGGAAAATTTAAAAAACGAATAAACAAAACAATTATATCCAGAAAGCCACACATGTCTGGCAATATACAACTTCAAGCTTCAAAATATGTCACCAACTCCTCTTACCTTGACCAAGGATAAGGACTGAATCCTTGGAGATAGGTACAATGTCCTCAACTATTTCACTTGTAAAGATTGCTTCAATAGCTGCAGGAAAACATTATTTAGGAATGCTTAGCGCGGATGGTTATGATGTAAATGttatacaaaataataacccTATTAAGCCAAATGAACTTAGTACATTAACCAACCCTGTAAACCgaccaatattttttttaacaggtTAGCACCAGTGGAGCcaaatgaaaaggaaaacaataCAAATTACAGCCAggcaaaattcaatttcaattATATAGTACTTAAGTTAGCCTTTTGTAAGATCAAGTTAAGCTAAGAATAagatttttaagtatttaaCAGAGAAGACATATATGACCGAAGAACTAGGCGAATGCCACAACCTGAGAGCTTGATAGTTGCTAACTCCCTTTCTCCGATACCATCTCCATTGTCGCCGTTAGGGGATTCAACATCAAAAGCTGACATAACATGTACAGTGTGCCCACCATCTGAAACCCAAAAAAACTGTGTCTCTGCACAAACACTCTGGACAAATTTATTAATGAAGTAAACCACACcatgaaagaaaaacaagaaatcCAGAACAAAAACTTACTTGTAGAGCTACTTGGAAAGACAGCAGCCAATTGCACTTTCATGGGATAATCTAGACGATATGTATGGATATTTTCAGAATATTGCTTGCTAGAAGCTCCTGAGCccattttttcatttgaaagaCTGAAGACATGCAACAAACCAGATGAATCCAGTACCAAAAACTTGTTCTTGGAAAGAGGATGGATCGAAACAACTTTCACTGATTTAAACAATTCCATGCCGCCTTGTGAGTTATGATCATCATTTTTAAACGTCAACAAGAAAGAGCAATAGCTTCCTGAACTCTGTTTTACCCTCAAAGTTGTGAGCTTACCTGAAAAGAAGAATTTCAGACCACAGGTTAGTTGATTTTGTGGAAACTCTGCTGCATGGTGGTGCAAGTGAGAGTTGTAAACCTTGTTTCTAGAACAGCACACCTACTAACGCCAGTAGTAGTACAGTTCTACTTTAAGTCAATTTGAAGTATCAGTATCACCTGCTTGTTGATAAATATGCAAGGAGACAAATGTGAATTGCCAAAAAGTTTATTAATGAGTGTTGTACAGTCGACATAGTTGGGTCCTAATGATCAATACACAAAGCATCCCTTCAAGGAGGCAATCATTCAAGAGGCTAGCAGCTAGTAGTACCAGAATACTATAATGATATACGAATGCTGAATTTGCTTCATTCCACAACCTTTTGCTATCATGTTCTTCCTATTTGTTGGATATACAACAGCAAAAGGTTGAAACACAACCTTTGCCTtgctttcctttctttctttatcTTAATTGAGAGAAAAACGATGTATACCAATCGAACAAACACATACAATGATCACCATCTCCGCATGGGTAGCAATATAAATCCATAGCCATAGACCAACTAAAGCTAATCATCATTTACCTGATTACCTCTACTAAAATTGCCATTAATGTTTGCAATCTTTAATAAATAGGTATGCAATTCACATGTGTCCTTACTTGTAACTATAAACACAGTAAATTTAGAAGCAAAGTATTACTGCATAGTTTGTATCTTTAGCTTCTGCAAAACTTTCAGTTACTACCCGTCCACTGTTGGATATGCAAAAACAGACCATGAACTCTCCCAATGAACATGGTATGCAGAGTTTGAGACGACTAGTGAACTGCACCATGAACATAAGGGACACGACCGCATCCCCTcttgtttgcaatttttaaaaaGGCTTACACTCTAAATTGATTAAAGGAGTCTCCAAGATCATTCATTTCACCGCAATTACTTCGACTTAAACATCCTAAGTAAACTCTCAAGTATACAACCCGCGTAACGACAAAAAGATGCTCATGTGCGGGTTACACCTAGCATAGATCCCTATCCACACACTCAATGCAACCATATGCTTAGCTGTAGTTCCCAAAGTAGTGCTTCCTACATAGGATCACCTAATAGAATCAAAGCTCTAAAAAAGGCACGAAATACTCACAAGCAGAAACAGCATCTCCTTCATCACGTCCCCCGCAACTGCCCCGCCTGACCGGCACAATCAACCCATTCAGCATCCCGTTCTTGTGCAGGCTCTTCCTTCCTGCTGCTCCAGCACCTTCATTCTTCCCCTGCCTCTCCTTCCCACCCTTCAACAAACCCCGCAGCGAGAACACGCGCACGCCGCCAGCCTCGCCGAGCAGCAGCCTCCCCATAGCGACCTCCATCGCGTACACGGGCCGCGCCGACTCGAGCTCGACGACCGCGCACTTGTGGAGCTCCACAGTCCGCCCGTCCGCTGCCAACCTTGGGGCGAGCACCCAGATCTGCCCGGCGGCCAGGGAGAGCAGCGCGACGGCGTTGACCCCTCCGGCGAGGCGGACGCCGAGGCCGAacgggaggccctggaggggCAAGCCAGAGCCCGAGACCTGGCGCTTGAAGGAGAGCGGGGAGGGGGCAAAGCGCCCAGAGGCGAGGGAGTAAGCGCGGAGGTGGACCGCGGGAGAGGCGGGGGACGGGTGggcggagaggaagaggaggtgggAGGATGGGAGGAGGAGAGCgaagcaggcggcggcggcgagcggggCCGGGATAGCGGTGGGAGCGGGAGAGCGGGCAGCGGTAGCCGTAGGGGcagggagggaggggaagagGTGGGAGGAGGAGTCGGggaataggagcgcgagggcgcgggtgggggaggagggcggcgcgaggaggagggaggcggggGGCGGGTGGGTGGGCGGGAGAGGGAAGCGGTGGGCGTTGAGAGGAGGCGGCGCAGGCgggtgaggaggaagaggaggtgggGGGTGGGGCGGAGGCGGCATGACCGCCGTCGGTGTTTGAGGGGGTGGGGCGGCGAGCGACTAGGGCGGAGACGGCGTCGTAGCCTCGTGGGGGTCGGGATCGGAACAGGggtaagggtgtgtttgatgGTGGGATATTATCGATGATCATCCAGTTTTTGTCATCTAGTTTTTTAAAAGTTTATAGGATGattatctataaaaaaatatctttAGCAGGTATTGAATAAGTCCATTCATTAAAAACTATTGAAAAAGATGACGTGGCATATTTTGATTGGACagggtaaatattttttttagcatgTTTTAAATGATATGATCTTGTAAACCGTTTATCTAATTTACGATTCgaatatattattgtatttattacaattaaattaataaaataagATCTCGCATGATcatattttgatgaaaaactaaatatataaatagcgaattctataaaattttggTTAACTTCATCTAAATTCTATATGTCTAACCAAACCAAAAATTAGATCTTTCTATTGATActaccaaataaaaaattaaatcgcTCTCTTCAATAAAATATAGGTAACCATAtcctaaataaaaataaataaatttccaTTAACCCATCTAAATTCTA
This region includes:
- the LOC133908537 gene encoding uncharacterized protein LOC133908537 isoform X2; its protein translation is MPPPPHPPPPLPPHPPAPPPLNAHRFPLPPTHPPPASLLLAPPSSPTRALALLFPDSSSHLFPSLPAPTATAARSPAPTAIPAPLAAAACFALLLPSSHLLFLSAHPSPASPAVHLRAYSLASGRFAPSPLSFKRQVSGSGLPLQGLPFGLGVRLAGGVNAVALLSLAAGQIWVLAPRLAADGRTVELHKCAVVELESARPVYAMEVAMGRLLLGEAGGVRVFSLRGLLKGGKERQGKNEGAGAAGRKSLHKNGMLNGLIVPVRRGSCGGRDEGDAVSACKLTTLRVKQSSGSYCSFLLTFKNDDHNSQGGMELFKSVKVVSIHPLSKNKFLVLDSSGLLHVFSLSNEKMGSGASSKQYSENIHTYRLDYPMKVQLAAVFPSSSTNGGHTVHVMSAFDVESPNGDNGDGIGERELATIKLSAIEAIFTSEIVEDIVPISKDSVLILGQGNMFLYGTA
- the LOC133908537 gene encoding uncharacterized protein LOC133908537 isoform X1 — encoded protein: MPPPPHPPPPLPPHPPAPPPLNAHRFPLPPTHPPPASLLLAPPSSPTRALALLFPDSSSHLFPSLPAPTATAARSPAPTAIPAPLAAAACFALLLPSSHLLFLSAHPSPASPAVHLRAYSLASGRFAPSPLSFKRQVSGSGLPLQGLPFGLGVRLAGGVNAVALLSLAAGQIWVLAPRLAADGRTVELHKCAVVELESARPVYAMEVAMGRLLLGEAGGVRVFSLRGLLKGGKERQGKNEGAGAAGRKSLHKNGMLNGLIVPVRRGSCGGRDEGDAVSACKLTTLRVKQSSGSYCSFLLTFKNDDHNSQGGMELFKSVKVVSIHPLSKNKFLVLDSSGLLHVFSLSNEKMGSGASSKQYSENIHTYRLDYPMKVQLAAVFPSSSTKTQFFWVSDGGHTVHVMSAFDVESPNGDNGDGIGERELATIKLSAIEAIFTSEIVEDIVPISKDSVLILGQGNMFLYGTA
- the LOC133908537 gene encoding uncharacterized protein LOC133908537 isoform X3, producing the protein MPPPPHPPPPLPPHPPAPPPLNAHRFPLPPTHPPPASLLLAPPSSPTRALALLFPDSSSHLFPSLPAPTATAARSPAPTAIPAPLAAAACFALLLPSSHLLFLSAHPSPASPAVHLRAYSLASGRFAPSPLSFKRQVSGSGLPLQGLPFGLGVRLAGGVNAVALLSLAAGQIWVLAPRLAADGRTVELHKCAVVELESARPVYAMEVAMGRLLLGEAGGVRVFSLRGLLKGGKERQGKNEGAGAAGRKSLHKNGMLNGLIVPVRRGSCGGRDEGDAVSACKLTTLRVKQSSGSYCSFLLTFKNDDHNSQGGMELFKSVKVVSIHPLSKNKFLVLDSSGLLHVFSLSNEKMGSGASSKQYSENIHTYRLDYPMKVQLAAVFPSSSTKCLCRDTVFLGFRWWAHCTCYVSF